A region of the Apteryx mantelli isolate bAptMan1 chromosome 34, bAptMan1.hap1, whole genome shotgun sequence genome:
GGGGACCTTGTGGGTTTGGGGTCCCCCCCCGAAACCCCAGAGCTTCGGGGCGTGCTTGGGACCGTCTCGGTTTTGGGTCACCGCCCCCAAGAGCTTTTGGGGGCCCCCTGGGATTTGGGGTGCCCCAGGGGGCCATGCAAGATTTGGCCCCCACCGTGGgtttgggacccccccccccccccaaaatccctggCGCTTTGGGACCCTCCCGGGtttggggacaccccagggacctCCCTGGGTTTGGGGCTCCCACGTGTTTTGGGACACCGCAGGATCTTGTGGGATTTGGGGAACCCTGGGGACCCCCctaaccccccccagaccccccccagggGCTTTTGGGGGCTCCCCATGGACCCCACAAGCTTTGGGACCCCCCCTGTGCATTTTGGGACACCCCAGGAACCTTGTGGCTTTTGAGCCTCCCCCCCCAGGACTTCGgggcaccccagggaccccacaaaccttggggacccccccccagcgACCCCTCTAAGGGGCTTTGGGACCCCCCCTGGGGTTTTGGGGCATCCCAGGGACCCTGCAAACTTCGGGGCTCCCATGGTTTTGGGGACTTTGCAGGCTTTGGGTaacccctgtccccccccagggCTTGGGGGCACCCTGTGGGGCCCCCCCAGGGCTTTTGGGGTgcccctgttcccccccccctccctgctgacgcgcttccccccccccccgcagcggctACCACCGCCTCAAGGAAGGAGCCGTTCCCACCGTCTTCGAGTCGGCCTCCCCCAAACCCCCCCGCGCCCCCAAACCgaagccccccgcgccccccagtgacccccccaagcccctccgGGCCAGCAGGAGGTGGAGGTGAGTCCCCAGGGCGCCGCGgtggccgtgggggggggggacacacgcgGGACGGCGACGGGTGACGCTAaccccggggcgggggccgccctTCGCCGCGCAGGCGCGACCCGACCCCTTCGCCTCCGGAACCTCCCTTCTCCGCCGACGTCTCCTGCTTCCCTCGGGAAGGGGAAgatcccgccgccccccgccggcgacCACGGCGCCGTCCCGGCTCTCCCGGGCCCTTCGGGAGCTCGGGGAACCCTCCCCGACGGCCTTTTGGTGGCCACGGGCGACGAAGAAGCCACGGCCACTCCGGCGCTTCCCGAAACGGAAGCGCCGGCGCCgacgccgccgcgcccggcgtcGCCTTCGCTCTACATGCTGCGCCTTCCGCCTCCGGCCGGCGCCTACATCCAGAACGAGCACAGCTACCAGGTGGGAAGCGCCCTGCTCTGGAAGCGGCGCGCCGAAGCCGCCCTCGACGCCCTCGACAAGGCGCAGCGGCAGCTGCAGGCCTGCAAGCGGCGCGAGCAGCGGCTGCGGCTGCGCGTGGGCGAGCTGCAGCGGGAACGCCGGGCGCCCGCCGAATCCCGCCGCCCGCTC
Encoded here:
- the LOC136994913 gene encoding LOW QUALITY PROTEIN: THAP domain-containing protein 7-like (The sequence of the model RefSeq protein was modified relative to this genomic sequence to represent the inferred CDS: deleted 1 base in 1 codon) — translated: MPRHCSAAGCCTRDTRETRNRGISFHRLPKKDNPRRAMWLENSRRRDPSGQGRWDPASKYIYFCSKHFEKSCFEIVGFSGYHRLKEGAVPTVFESASPKPPRAPKPKPPAPPSDPPKPLRASRRWRRDPTPSPPEPPFSADVSCFPREGEDPAPPAGDHGAVPALPGPSGARGTLPDGLLVATGDEEATATPALPETEAPAPTPPRPASPSLYMLRLPPPAGAYIQNEHSYQVGSALLWKRRAEAALDALDKAQRQLQACKRREQRLRLRVGELQRERRAPAESRRPLKEQLQVFELQLLNDGE